TGCGGCAAATGGGCCTGAAGACGCCATCATGGAGTTGTTCGATGCGACCGGACGGGCGGTTCGCACCCCAAAATACCGCGGTTGTATCTTCTTTAATGCCGCCATCGAGTTCCCCGACGCATGTCCCGAAATCGGCTCGATCATCGATGAAAACGTTCGCTATTCCCATCGACGATTGGTCGAATTGGCGACCGAGGCTGGCTTGGAAAACCCTGAGTTGGTCGCGATTCAGATCGGCGTGTTGCGTCGCGGCGCTCAAGTAACCTCGATGGCGTCAGGGGATTCCGACGTGGTGGGGTTTGCCAAAGAATTGGCATCGCAGGTTATCGCTGATGCGAAGCGTCCCAAGTCGAAAAAAAGAGTCCGCCGCAAGGCTTGAGTCGGATTATTGGGTTGACCGAAGTAGACCGCTCGGTTACTTTCGGGTGAGTCGCTGTTGTTAGGAG
Above is a genomic segment from Rosistilla ulvae containing:
- a CDS encoding TetR/AcrR family transcriptional regulator, which gives rise to MMRGNVLREYLVETATTIFYRDGFRATGVDAIAKECNVAKKSLYNHFPSKDLLIAEVLRRRHVAWVESVERTIGAANGPEDAIMELFDATGRAVRTPKYRGCIFFNAAIEFPDACPEIGSIIDENVRYSHRRLVELATEAGLENPELVAIQIGVLRRGAQVTSMASGDSDVVGFAKELASQVIADAKRPKSKKRVRRKA